From uncultured Fusobacterium sp., the proteins below share one genomic window:
- a CDS encoding glucosaminidase domain-containing protein: MRKFKVFIMLIFLGMNIFAVNNINEEQLKNKQFYLNKKIDFSVVQGKERKKVFIQTLVPIIEKVEDEIKGEKEFIKKILDRGTITLEEKKTAENLFVKYKVKSKDYNELLNKMVVPPVSLVIAQASLESGWGTSSVAKKGNNLFGMKSFSKDPKNSVKVGKKTYYKKYETIDDSVKDYILTLARHGAYKQLRTAIVNGENSLKLVKHLNSYSEIKEEYGRKLSTIIRVNNLLEHDA, encoded by the coding sequence TTGAGAAAGTTTAAAGTGTTTATAATGCTTATTTTCTTAGGAATGAATATTTTTGCTGTAAACAACATCAATGAAGAGCAATTAAAAAATAAGCAGTTCTATCTAAATAAGAAAATAGATTTTAGTGTAGTTCAAGGAAAAGAGAGAAAAAAAGTATTTATCCAAACTCTTGTACCTATTATAGAAAAAGTAGAGGATGAGATAAAAGGAGAAAAGGAATTTATAAAAAAAATTCTAGATAGAGGAACAATAACTTTAGAAGAGAAAAAAACAGCAGAAAATCTTTTTGTAAAGTATAAGGTTAAAAGTAAGGATTATAATGAGTTGTTAAATAAAATGGTAGTTCCACCAGTTTCATTAGTAATAGCTCAAGCTTCTTTAGAAAGTGGTTGGGGAACATCTTCAGTAGCTAAAAAAGGAAATAATCTTTTTGGGATGAAATCTTTTTCTAAAGATCCTAAAAATAGTGTAAAGGTAGGAAAAAAGACTTACTATAAAAAATATGAAACTATAGATGATTCTGTAAAGGATTATATTTTAACTCTTGCAAGACATGGAGCATATAAGCAATTAAGAACAGCAATAGTAAACGGAGAAAATTCTTTAAAACTTGTTAAACATCTAAATAGTTATTCAGAGATAAAAGAGGAGTATGGAAGAAAATTATCAACAATAATAAGAGTTAATAACCTTTTAGAACATGATGCTTAA
- a CDS encoding 4Fe-4S binding protein, with protein sequence MHVIDKDTCIGCGACEGTCPVGAISATDDGKYAIGDACVDCGACAGGCPVSAIAAE encoded by the coding sequence ATGCACGTAATAGATAAAGATACTTGTATCGGATGTGGAGCTTGTGAAGGAACTTGTCCAGTAGGAGCTATATCAGCAACTGATGATGGAAAATACGCTATCGGAGATGCTTGTGTAGATTGTGGTGCTTGTGCTGGTGGATGTCCAGTTTCTGCTATCGCAGCTGAATAA